From the genome of Rhizobium binae, one region includes:
- a CDS encoding ABC transporter ATP-binding protein has translation MTRRKLDFRADAYRQVLGFVFHHWRHRPVLVGAIIVLVVSSTVAEVMVPVFSGRIVDAIAGGNAADGALSAFAMVVVLGLASVMLRWFIFNGIIRLTLRIMADVVNNGFHKVQRFSTDWHANSFAGSTVRKITRGMWALDSLNDLLLVALLPSIVMLVGASVVLGSYWPVVGLFVAVGSLIYIGATVALSMGFVSPAARLANAWDTKLGGALADAISCNSVVKAFGAESREELRLRHVLAKWDRRTRRTWKRGTSSGTIQGFMMVSMQAGILGTGLLMWRKGLATPGDITFVLAMFFVLQGYLRNVGQDIRNLQRAVNDMEELVLLDKMPLGVEDKPDAGPIAIDAGEIVFDRVTFQYGAHPDPLYEDFSVTIEAGERVGLVGHSGSGKTTFVKLIQRLYDVNAGAIRIDGQDIADVRQSDLRSQIAIVQQEPILFHRTLAENIAYGRPNASRREIEQAAKQANAHGFIISLPNGYETMVGERGVKLSGGERQRVAIARAFLADAPVLILDEATSSLDSESEVQIQQAMERLMVGRTTLVIAHRLSTVRALDRLLVFDKGKIVEEGDHQALIRLNGGIYRRLFERQALELTKGLVA, from the coding sequence ATGACTCGCAGGAAGCTCGATTTTCGCGCCGATGCCTATCGTCAGGTGCTCGGCTTTGTTTTTCATCATTGGAGGCATCGGCCGGTTTTGGTCGGCGCCATCATCGTGCTGGTGGTATCCAGCACGGTGGCCGAAGTCATGGTGCCGGTGTTTTCCGGCCGGATCGTCGATGCCATCGCCGGCGGCAATGCCGCCGATGGCGCACTCAGCGCCTTTGCCATGGTCGTGGTTCTCGGCCTTGCCAGCGTGATGCTGCGCTGGTTCATCTTCAACGGCATTATCCGGCTGACGCTGCGCATCATGGCCGATGTGGTCAATAACGGCTTCCACAAGGTGCAGCGGTTTTCCACCGACTGGCACGCCAACAGCTTTGCCGGTTCGACCGTGCGCAAGATCACCCGCGGCATGTGGGCGCTCGACTCCCTCAACGACCTGTTGCTGGTCGCGCTGCTGCCCTCAATCGTCATGCTCGTCGGGGCCAGCGTCGTGCTCGGCAGCTACTGGCCGGTCGTGGGCCTGTTCGTGGCCGTGGGGTCGCTGATCTATATCGGCGCGACTGTGGCGCTTTCCATGGGCTTCGTGTCGCCGGCAGCACGGCTTGCCAACGCCTGGGATACCAAGCTCGGCGGCGCGCTCGCCGACGCCATCAGCTGCAATTCGGTGGTCAAGGCCTTCGGCGCCGAAAGCCGCGAAGAGCTGCGCCTGCGTCACGTGCTGGCCAAATGGGACAGGCGGACGCGGCGCACCTGGAAGCGCGGCACATCGAGCGGCACGATCCAGGGCTTCATGATGGTTTCCATGCAGGCGGGCATTCTGGGAACGGGCCTCCTCATGTGGCGGAAGGGGCTGGCCACGCCTGGCGACATCACCTTCGTGCTGGCGATGTTCTTCGTCCTGCAAGGCTATCTGCGCAATGTCGGCCAGGACATCCGCAACCTGCAGCGTGCCGTCAACGACATGGAAGAGCTGGTGCTGCTCGACAAGATGCCGCTTGGCGTCGAGGACAAGCCGGACGCCGGGCCGATCGCGATCGATGCCGGCGAGATCGTCTTCGATCGCGTTACCTTCCAATATGGCGCGCATCCCGATCCGCTTTACGAGGATTTTTCTGTCACCATCGAGGCGGGCGAGCGTGTCGGCCTGGTGGGGCATTCGGGCTCGGGCAAGACGACCTTCGTCAAGCTCATCCAGCGCCTCTATGACGTGAATGCGGGCGCCATCCGCATCGACGGACAGGATATCGCCGACGTCAGGCAATCAGACCTGCGCAGCCAGATCGCCATCGTGCAGCAGGAGCCGATCCTGTTCCATCGCACGCTGGCGGAGAACATCGCCTATGGCCGGCCGAACGCCTCGCGGCGCGAAATCGAGCAAGCGGCGAAACAGGCCAATGCGCACGGCTTCATCATAAGCCTGCCCAACGGCTATGAGACGATGGTCGGCGAACGCGGCGTCAAGCTGTCGGGCGGCGAGCGGCAGCGCGTCGCCATTGCCCGCGCCTTCCTCGCCGATGCGCCGGTGCTGATCCTGGACGAGGCGACGTCGAGCCTCGACAGCGAGAGTGAGGTGCAGATCCAGCAGGCCATGGAACGGCTGATGGTCGGCCGCACGACGCTGGTGATCGCCCACCGCCTGTCGACGGTGCGGGCGCTCGACCGGCTGCTCGTCTTCGACAAGGGCAAAATCGTCGAAGAGGGGGACCACCAGGCGCTGATCCGGCTCAATGGCGGCATCTATCGCCGGCTATTCGAACGACAGGCGCTGGAACTGACCAAGGGTCTGGTGGCCTGA
- a CDS encoding DUF982 domain-containing protein, with product MPEARFEPVFLRRQHFVAQITTLDEIIDFLDEWPQDKRGLAYDTLLRACRDTASGRFPLNAARENFRRFLKMSGVLAKAEGVPNFEHLMNDQTIGNA from the coding sequence ATGCCTGAAGCTCGGTTCGAGCCAGTTTTTCTTCGTCGTCAGCATTTCGTCGCCCAGATCACAACTCTCGACGAAATCATCGATTTTCTCGACGAATGGCCGCAGGACAAGCGAGGGCTGGCATATGATACGCTGCTGAGGGCGTGCAGGGATACGGCGAGCGGCCGTTTCCCGCTGAATGCAGCGAGGGAGAATTTCCGGCGCTTCCTGAAGATGTCGGGCGTACTGGCAAAGGCCGAGGGCGTGCCGAATTTCGAGCATCTGATGAACGATCAAACGATCGGCAATGCCTGA
- a CDS encoding AraC family transcriptional regulator, translated as MKAAPLQNYHARMQRVLDHIDRHLDRDLDLDALSSVAAYSKYHFHRQFTATFGLSVHRYIQLARMKRASYRLAYRDAESVTDIAMDAGYDGPDAFARAFRQRFGQSPSSFRKSPDWEPWLAAFGPLDNARSKLMQKTFTIDDVTIREVAPTPVAIMEHRGDPATLGATIQRFIAWRQAAGLHPRTNPTFNVWRSERRPASPADYSLDLCVGTNRPIEPNGDEIKAGEIPGGRCAVLRIVGNTDNLEPAALFLYRNWLPASGDEARDFPIYCQRLSFFPEVSEHEAVAELFLPLK; from the coding sequence ATGAAGGCGGCGCCGCTTCAAAACTACCATGCCCGGATGCAACGGGTGCTGGATCACATAGACCGGCATCTGGACCGCGATCTGGACCTGGACGCGCTGAGCAGCGTCGCAGCCTATTCGAAATATCATTTCCACCGGCAGTTCACTGCGACCTTCGGTCTATCGGTGCATCGTTATATCCAGCTTGCCCGGATGAAGCGCGCTTCATACCGGCTTGCTTACCGGGATGCCGAAAGCGTCACCGATATAGCGATGGATGCCGGTTACGACGGACCGGACGCCTTTGCCCGCGCCTTCCGACAACGGTTCGGGCAATCGCCTTCGTCTTTCCGGAAATCTCCCGACTGGGAACCGTGGCTTGCGGCCTTCGGGCCTCTCGACAACGCCAGGAGCAAGCTCATGCAGAAGACTTTTACCATCGACGACGTGACGATCCGCGAGGTGGCCCCGACGCCGGTGGCGATCATGGAGCATCGGGGCGATCCGGCAACGCTCGGCGCCACCATTCAGCGGTTCATCGCGTGGCGCCAGGCTGCCGGCCTGCACCCCAGGACAAATCCGACCTTTAACGTGTGGCGGTCCGAACGGCGGCCTGCATCGCCTGCCGATTATAGTCTGGATCTCTGTGTCGGGACCAACCGGCCGATCGAGCCGAACGGCGATGAGATCAAAGCAGGCGAAATCCCCGGCGGGCGCTGCGCGGTGCTGCGCATCGTCGGCAACACCGACAATCTGGAGCCCGCCGCGCTCTTTCTTTATCGCAACTGGCTTCCGGCCAGCGGTGATGAGGCGCGCGATTTCCCGATCTATTGCCAGCGGCTGAGCTTCTTCCCGGAGGTTTCCGAACATGAGGCGGTGGCGGAACTGTTCTTGCCGCTGAAATAG